Within Mercenaria mercenaria strain notata chromosome 15, MADL_Memer_1, whole genome shotgun sequence, the genomic segment gttaaaaaggggccataattcagtcaaaatgcttgatagagttgcctcctcctttttacagactggggtcatgatggttaacaagtatgcaaaatataaaagcaatatctcaatggactttgcaaatatttggggtggtacgcaaactttaatatttattctaagtcgaaaaggggccatagttcagtcaaaatgcttgatagagttgcctcctcctttttacagactggggtcatgatggtaaacaagtatgcaaaatatgaaagcaatatctcaatggactttgaaaatatttggggtggtatgcaaacttcaacatttattctaagtcaaaaaggggccataattcagtcaaaatgcttgatagagttgcctcctcctttttacagactggggtcatgatggttaacaagtatgcaaaatatgaaagcaatatctcaatggactttgaaaatatttggggtggtacgcaaactttaacatttattctaagtcgaaaaggggccataattcagtcaaaatgcttgatagagttgcctcctcctttttacagactggggtcatgatggtaaacaagtatgcaaaatatgaaagcaatatatcaatggactttgaaaatatttggggtggtacgcaaactttaacatttgtgtgacgctcacgctaacgctaatGCTCACGCCGACgttggggcgagtaggatagctcccctattcttcgaatagttgagctaaaaatatgtaacaaataactaaaattgttatcaaaatatgTAACAATATTTCTAAAGTCAACATAATATTACAGAAGAGTTAAAATGGAAAagaatattaacaagagctgtcacaggagacagcatgctcgactatttcgatgctggatagtgaaactgggcatatttgatgaagctgggggtgtcactggagtgtttaatgactccaatgtggatgaagatatcggataatagcttgagtctgtgtcaaaagtattaagtaataagagagataaggatcaagttatcaaaacattaaataagtataagtctaagcaaaaaggggggataattcatgaaatattggtgcaagagtgatgcaccttgcgtcatgttgaatcaaatccattttgtcataactgagatatagtgaaaatgcatcaaaattaacctttaattgtaagtaaaagggtgcataatttatgaaaaattggtgtcagagttatggaccttgtgtcatatgatgtgggtgataaggtgcaacaactattttaagtttgaatcaaatccattctgtaacaactgagacagagtgaaagtgcatcaaaactttaacctgaaattaaaagtaaaaagggagataattcatgaaatacagatgcaagagttatggcccttgtgtcatatgatgagagtgatgatgttgaacaactattataagtttgaatcaaatccatttagtaataactgagatagtgaaagtgcatcaaaactttaacccgaatttctaagtaaaagcgggataattcatttaatattggtacaagagatatggaccttgtgtcacatgatgtgggagatgatgttgaaaaactattttaagtttgaatcgaatccatatagtaataaatgagatacagtgaaagtgcaccaaaactttaacctgaaattctaagtaaaaaggggggataattcatgaaatattggtgccagagttatgacccttgtgccatatgatgtgggtgatgatgaggaacaactattttaagtttgaagtaaatccatcaagtaataacaaagataaagagaaagtgcatcaaaactttaaccaaagtgcggacgcggaaggacgccgacgccgggtcgagtaggatagctctccatacttcgtatagtcgagctaaaaatgtaaggaAGGCCGGTGTGCCTTGCTATACTGCCAAATGCTGTCAAACActtaattagtgacaaatgctaaataccaaatgcTATATGCCATATATGTCATACATGTACTTCTAACTGCCAAATGATGACTTCTCTAAGCTGAAAAGTTCTTAAACCAATGAATAAAACTTTCgcatttttgtttataatgttctaacagtctgatttgaagcaatagCATGTTCTATCGGTAACATGGAACCGCAAATGTTTAGAAAAACATTTCATCTGATAAATTCGTAAGCACGCAACAATAAGCATTTAGCACCCACTATTTCGCATTTTGCAATTAACAATTAAGTATTATCATACTTCCATCCAAACGCTATAAATTATGaacaatatcataaaaaatacctGAACTTCATTTCTGTTCTGAAAAACTGCAATGCATGACGgaaataaagttataaaatgtgTGCAAACTATAATGTACTTATTTTTGTGCATTTAGCATGTGTGTGGGATAAGTTAAATATACGTGTatgtctttaaaaagatattGGCAATTAAACCTAACTACTAGAAGTGATTCTTAACATCAATTTATGCAAGAACAGTACATGCAAGTTCtgctgtagatttttttttctattgttaaACGTAtacaatttaaaggtagattacTAATCCATTATTTCTaggtatgtatttatttgttcctTTATCACACACGGTTTGTGTAAGATAGCTCAGAATACTGTTTAAGTGTTAAACAAGTTATAtcgatgacaaaaataaaaaaagaacgcGCAAACAATAATAAAGCAATGTAACCGGATCTAGTgaatcattttcttttcactgtacTAAAATATCACATAAAAGCCCTACATTATTCAATTTACATATTAAAGCTGTATGACAGTTTAAAGATGACAAAtcataaaattatgcaaaaatgaaaataacgcAGCTGTTTTTTATCCTTTCCATGTGTAATcttgttaaaatgaaatgtaatgtTAATAAGCAGTCAACTTATGACCCCTCACCGTACGATCCCCACCCGACAGATGATAAAAATTACTGACGAGAAAATTGAGACTTGGATTTGGTCTGCCCAAAAGGTAAAGAGAAAGTTAATTATAAGACTTAACGAGCAATGAGACGGTCATACATGTATCGTCAATAAAACTGATCAGTAAAAACGGTTTTCTAAAATGCTAAGTATAGGTATACAGCCCTTTTAACCTttggcctgctggcggcaagtaagtCTGCCTTTGTagactattcagtcagtaaattttcagtgaacaccccactgaatgataaatggtattgcccaaatagaatgatgaaccagtccattttaaaaatttagcaaggTGAAGGTTAAAGCTGGTCAATGTAACActttaatactgttttcaaacaaaaaggCACTTTATTCATTAGGGTTGTCTCCTTGTATATCAGTAATTTGGTGTATATTTGTTTCAGTGTCTACCTCTGTCTCTGCTGCTATATCAGAATCAGCGTCAGAGTCTTCATATTCTCCATCATGGTCGTACTCGCTGTATTCTAGAACTGTAGACAATGGTATCGTCTGCTCATTTTGAGCTGAAAACGAGGCATAGCCACGTAGTCTTTTCTTAATCAGCTGGTATTTGGGCTTTCCGGGACAGTTTGGTGCAGATATTGAGATCGTCTGGTTTGCTGTTGGTGATTTGAGTCGATAAATATCCGGGTGGGAGTCGTCTGGTGACTCGGTTCTTCTTGATGAACCTTGCAGAATACTATGAGTTTCACGATTATCTGTATGTTGTTTTGCACAGACAAGAAAAGTGAAATAATTATTCCTTTTTGAGACGACTACAACTATTAAAAGAACTATTAACCCGATCACAGCGATACaagaaattataattaaatacacaTTTGGTTTAGAAGTGTCGTCTGCTTTTGTAGTCACATAAATACAAGCAGGGACAATGTCATCGAGATGACCGACTAGATCAAAGTCACACGTAAAGGAGTGATCAGTTTTGGCACAAAATGTATATTCAGTTCTGCTATCTAGACCTGAGATAGTGAAAACTGTTTTGGTAAGATTTGGGACAATATTGCACTCATTTCTTTGACTACTTGTCCAGTAATTAACGTTCAATTGCGCTTGCGTATAAAACGAATACGTTCCTTCGGGTACCTTTTTATTTATATCACTTAAACCCGTCATGAGATCATTTTGCGAAGGTTCCAGACCTTTTAAACTGTTTTGAGCGTTCTTTAAATTCGAGACAATTTCTACATCTGAGACACCTGTTCTATCTACAATTGCACCTACAGTGTCTGTTACTGAATATTCCCATTGTAAGGTAGCTGTTGTCATGGTAACTGAGACTAGAAGCAGACGTACACGTGTTTGACAACGCTCGCCAAGCCATCCTTGTAAGCATGCGCAATGAAAACTTGAGACATTTGATTGCAGATTGGTTATTATGCGGCACGTGCTGTTGTTGAGACATCTGTCACACATTTCTGTCGTTGTCTCTGAAAATTGAATTCATGAGAAAACATTACCATTTTAACTCCGGCCACGTTTGTACTTAAAGCCGCAGCTGTGAATTTTATTACTCACCACAAAACGTGTAAACTTTATCAGATTCAAGATTCAGAACGAGATATAGAGAATCGTTGCACAACAATCTATTATGACAAAGTTCGAAGTTTTGCAAAAGCACGTTACAGCAAGCTACCTCGTTAATGTCAGTTTGTTGCTGAGTATTCTAATGTTAGTTACAAACATGCCAAAGGAATTCTTTAAAAACGACATCCGTGTTCACTATTTTAGCGGTCTTTTATTTAGTATGCCAAAAGTAGaacaattaaatttatttttttcgaaCACCAAGCAGAAAACGAATAGTCTTACCTGTGGACAAAATTGATCCAATAATGACAATGTTGATAAGATATATCTCCACGAGACAGTGTGCTGCGAAAAAACTTTGGAACTGGGGATACATGTCTGCACATGGTGCTCGTGCACGTCTGTATTACTTGTGATATTTGAAATCTGAagaagaaataaacaacactttaTATCATCACTTTTACCAAGTTATCAGATATTAGTTCATTTTATGAACTGTAGCACAAATAATTCTCTGCaaattatattttcttagaaCTAACTAATAGCAGCAATTAAGATCGCTGGTGGGTAGTAACTTGTTTATTGATGCCTAGTATATTACaagataaatgttttattgatgtCGAGGATATTAAAAGATAAACTTCCagtaataactgttttattaatgCCGAGTATATGACATGGTATAAACTTCTTGTAGGTGCCGAGTATATTATTACAAGATAAACTTGCGGTAGTAACTATTTAACTGATGCCGAGTGCCGTGATTTCAAGATAAATCTTCCTGCAGTAACTGTTTTTATTGATTCTGGGTGTATTCCATAGTGTCACTATGGTCTGATAGCCAATATGTTCATAAACAATAATACCTTCCAAAGTTAAATTTAGAAATGCTGAAACGACTTTTCTCTTATCTCAGACAATAGTTTCTGCATCTGGAGATCATTACAAACGTAGAAATGAAATTTGGTATTGACAAGGCAGTATCATAAAGAGGAAAGCAAACATCGTCTTGTCTCGCATTGATCGGTGACATGTTAACAGGGCTTAACAATTTTTTAGAAACAATAAAATGGCGAGCTGGAAAGTCACCGGCCAAAAACAGTTGTCATGGAAATgcaatcactgaaaaaaaaagatacgtAGAGAAAAATAATGTTGACAGTCCGACGTAGTTGAACTACTGGTTACCTCTgcccagtaggcatttgacgtcggttagacgtcgtatagacgtcggaccccgacgtcggattaacgttggattttggttggatttgcaaaccgtttagacgtcggatcctgacgttggctagacgtcgcaatccgaccattttccaacctaaatctaaccacttttcaaccaaaatctgaccaaattttcaacgtaatttgcaatcaaacaagtaatcaacacatgtattttatcatctttatttcatattatggcgacgtaagtctaatacaataagtccaaaaagtaatgcagtaattgaaactttcaagtttcgtcatttttgtatgaatcttcaactccgccaacatttccacctgaaatgtatataaaaatttgccagtttcattatttaacatatacaaatatactagtgctattactaagagcataattaatacgtgccaaaaaaatatgtaatattttaaattctatgaaaaaaatattctataacttcgtaaaatgtaattaaatgaaattgctttttaaagtaacaaacaaaaataagtcaatttaaaaaaaaaaataaggaatataaatcaatataacttttaaaataagtataatttttaaaaatctgttactcacgttgcggatccttccctttgtgtaaagtatttataaacttgctctatcttatcccaataaatatcaaattacaggaagactgtgtaaaccgatgcaggcttatctcgcgaatgtgtgactaatagacagcatgtgtagaagagaagatctatgtgaatttagaataatttatacatgtgtatagaatgcatttttatcttgaacagtttaaagttcgtgaaaaaatccgtctccgataatagacaatctcatgcgatattgtaacataattataataagcGCACgtccaggcctttatgaaaacaagtaaatatctttaaactatactagcaaaattataccagttagttttaaaattaaaaaaatttatcagactttctatccaacctaattccaacgtcttctagacgtctaagtctgacgtctattagacgtcgtggatatgacgttggttagacgttggattcaggtcgccgacgtagcgaccaaaatccaacgtctaaccaacgtcggtacgacgtcaggtgtttactgggtgTGTATGTGTAGGGAATTAAGTTATTCGCAATCTTATCTCACACGAAAACAACTTCTGTTATGTCTCTAACCTAAGTGTAATAAACCTACCACTATTCCAGCgctaacttaaaaaaaaatactaaaaacttaacagaaaaaaatcgttaaatttaaAGCTTTCTGTTCGAATGTGTCTCCCAAACAGCTGGCATGACTCCGATTCGTATAACATAGCGGCTATACCATTATCCATCCCTTAAATAAAGTTCGAGGTCTAAGATttgttttgtctgtattttcATGTTGGTGTTTTCAGATTTGAATACTAGTAGTTAACTTTATAAACTTGCGCAGTGATGAGAATTCAAACGCCCAATTTAACAACGGGTTGTAAATTCGGGCTGCTCCTTTTATATTCCTATGATAATTGCGGTCACGGGCTGGTCAATTTTAATACATCTGAAAATGTCCCGATGTCATCTTACTGGTGTCAAATTaagatttcaaataaaatttcatgtatGTCATCATGGAGAAAGTACATTCTCAAAACATAAATTGCCGCGGGATGGGGAGAGGACACATATTGATTTTGATTTTCGCGCAACGGTGAAAagaatcaaaacataaatgtatgATTTTGAAGTGGAAAAAAAGTTTCAGCACTTTTACAAATTTATCTATCTGTTTTTATACCATGTACTGATAGTTATATTATTCGATATGTACAATGAGTGACAGATGACATGAAAATGTTTCCCTTTAATAAAAATTCTTCAAAGATTAATTTTACATAACTTTCAACAAGTACACGTTAGTCTtttgatttttgacagttttttattGATCATGATAAATAGCATTCTTTTGATCAAGCGTACAAAAAACCGTCACATTGAGTTGCATGTCCAGGTCATATTCACTAAAGCACATCACAAATTCGTACGTTGTCTTAATTGAAACAACATATAGCCGAGATGTTATCAGAGATTTACATACCATCTATTTCAATTATCTGATTGACCGAACATGTCTAGAAACACGTTACACGTTATActgaaaacttttaaacaatGCACTAAAAGCCCTAATCAGCAGGTTCTCTGGGAGTAAAGCCGCTAAAGGCGACTTCATGACATCTTGATTACAGTAtagaaaatgtaattaataacaactgaaataaagaataataacaaaaataagtaaaatgtCAAACAATCAAATTAGTTACCTGTGTTATTTCCTTGTTTACATGTTCTATTTGTGCTGGTTTCTCACTTTGTGTAAATCATGGTCTAGCGCTATATTTTACCTGGGCTTGAGCTGAGAACCAATCGATTAAGTACGAAAAAAGAGCGATATTAATGTCGTGATATTACTTTTCGCACCACAACACACCTGTTCTATATTCTACGATTTTTATACTTAATATAAAGGTCACAATAgcataaatagtattccctatatattctatataaaactggcattttttaatgagctaccaaacatatctagacccattttagagaacaattcctcacttcattttaaagaggtacgataaaactgacataaaatgaagagaaaagtaggggtcatgcaTCTTCTAAGAGAGACTTCTTATGTCACATTTGATTACtgtaaaataacatcaaaatcacactgctatGACCTGGAAGTATTACTcataataaaactgaatttcacttCACCAGATGCAACCTCCTCTCCCAATTTTTCTACAAAAGTGTCAAAGATATACCCACAATcatgaatgaaatttaaacagaaaccagctttaattaaGACCTCTCTgaccatgccaagtgaaaaattagtattcaaatacctggcagccattacgcgccCTGATGGCTCCCACGccggttcctttactatagttaggcctaaaTAATGctgcaaaaatataaaagttaacaagCCAAAATGTCTTGATGTTTAGAGGAACAAATGTAAAGTATATAACCCGCAAGCTGTGTGATGTTCGCTGGTAAACTTTCTGGAAACGGCTCgaaatttacagaaaatttacCTGAATCCTATAcaataaacattttctaaaataagttaataattctatttctaagtatatagcagaaccatgtttgaatatgttatctaaaccAACGAATATGCATTACGCTAAATCGTTTCAGAGATTGACAGAGTTGattttgacattaaaacaaaattaaagctTTTTCGACTCTATGGTTGCACCAATCTTATTATATGGATCTAAAATCTGGGGAGTGTACAACTGTAGTGAAGTGGATAAGatacatattaaattttgtaaaatctacCAGGGGTTTAAAAGCAAACACATAATTATgcgttttttttatttagaactgGGTATATTTCCATCAAGAAAAAGCATTGGATTTTTGGATTAAGATTAAGAAACAACCCACTTCACAATCAGCCAACATTTATGTAGATCCGCTGAATAATTAAACAACGTTTACATGACCAGTTCGTACAGACTGATTGGCACGACTCTATTGAAAATAAGTCAAGTCTTGATTTATACAGAAAGTACAAAGACGTTTTAGAAATATTAAGATAATGCAGGAAAGAATAAATTACCAAAAGAGTTGTCTCGTTTTAGACCGTGTTCGCATTTCTTAGAAATTGAAGTTGGTAGATATAATGGCCATAGACAATATAGACTTTATAAATTGTGTTCGCAGTTTTGTTGAAAACCAATTTAATTTCCTGTTATGTTGTCCAGTATATAGGAATTTAAGAATTCTTCGTAATATACTAGTACCATCATCGTTTCCAACTGTTGACAAATTTGTTCGAGCTATGTTAAGTTctaagaaaaagaaagaatataaTCTATGTAAATTCTTGAAATTGCTTTTAGCCGTACGAGCAGAGATGTTACAAAACACTTGATATTTAACTACATGATGTAATTTGAAATGTATGTTAATACTCTAGAAACTATTTTATATTGTACGAATTGTATTTTGCATATCATAATTTTATATTGCAAAGTAATAACTGCGATTGCAAATAAACTTGATTTGACTGTAAATAATGTGCAACATTCAGGTAATGAAATTATGGCCTAATAATCGATCGATTGTGCCATTCAGTTATGTAATTTTGATTTCTTAAATAccttttctataaaatacaatgaaatTAGTTAGCGATCTTCCCGATGCCATATGATGCATTATTATGTGAAGTGACGTCAATTTTgcctttttttaatgaaaaaaaatgttcttttgtaaaatatgttcacGTCTACATATCTTACCATAGGAGCAGCTAtaagtgtatgtttgtatttgttttggtTCAAgcattttacaacagtatttcgtTATGTAACGCGGGCAGTAACTAACCagtgttctggattctgtaccatacaaactgttctccgcaagtaactgccaacttccacataGAATCAAGGTGGAGACTACTTGATTTCAGACACATGCTAGAGTGAAACAAGTAAGTCCGATGCAGAATATTTAATGTGTGAAGCATCGAAATCATTTCACACAAATATCTGACTCTTCACACTACGAAAATGTTGTCATGGCTTAATCAGTGCGCCTTGATCATGTTGTTCTTTCTAATTCAGTTTGACAGAACAGACTTCAAATTACCAAAACAAGCTATCGGTTTGTCCTTGGTCTTGATATATGTCTCATATGTCCTGAAAGTTAGTCCTTGATGTAACCAGTGGTTAAAGGTGAACAGATAACTCTCTTCTGTACTATTAGATGGTAAAGACCGAGTACCAGATGATAAATTTGATCGAGCACAAGGTCCAGAGTAACTGCTTTCCTAGTCAGATCCAGTGGTTCGCTTATTTAAACTGATACTGGCCGTTCTCATCGTCAAGGTTGGAACTTGAAAAGACATTGCCTTTAATGGATTGTTTTTGGAATCAATCCAGATCGTACATATTTGACTGTCCTCAAGTTCTAAACCGTCATCAAATTACCAATTAAGGCCAGTTAGTTCTCTACATTTTTATTTCCTAAATAGTTGTGACGATAATTTCTGTGATTTTATACTGACCTCCAGGTGCAAATACTTAATACTGTGATATAATATGTGACATAGTACTGTGAAAACATAAAGCCAATTATCTGTGCCACTTGTTTCAAGATTTAATGTGCAATTTAAGTTAAACAAATCTGACTTGTGTGCATGCCTCCATATTTACATGACCACAAGAAATAGGGAAACGTTTGCCTGGCGCTGGGTATTGTCTTCTGAGTTGGTATATCAATTCTGAGCTGTTGTAGaatggtttttttttatgtttgtacGCGTTATGTTTGGAGCCGTCGTCCTGTTTCTCCTCATATTAGACAACCATGCCTCACACGTATCAAAGATGTTTGTTGACACTGCAAGAGAAAACAGAGTTGATTTGCTGTATATCCCAGCCCATACGTCACATCTACTTCAACCTCAGGATGCTgggtattttcatattttgaagcAGCGTGTAGGCGAACTGGCTGTTCAGCTTGGATATTTGGGGATGAAAACGTTACCCAGGAGCCTTTTTCCAAAGATCCTTCACCAAGCTCTTAACAAAATCACAGGACAGTCCGTTTCAAATGCATTCAAGTGTACAGGAATAGTTCCCTACAATCCATCTGCAGCCAAGGCTCTAGTCCCCTCATCTTCGAAGACAGATGATTGCTCTACTACGCCATCTACTTCCGCTGAGTCTCATCCTGTAATACAACAAAACAATCTTGTCAAGTTAGGCATTGTGTCCGAGGAACTTGCCAATATCTTGTTAGAGCCCACTTCAAACTTAGCAGTACCAAAGCCACGACGAAAAAACTTATAAAAGAGCTCGATCTGTATTGTGTTCTTCTGTTGATCTTAGCCCAAAGCAGAAACAGGCATGTACTGGAAAAAAGGGcacaaatgaacaaacaaacacCCCAGACTCACCCACTCCAGACTCACCCACTCAAGCTGAAGATGACAATGTACTGTGCCAAGTGTGTATGCTGTCTACTAGGGAAGGTTTCTACTGGGTGGGGTGTGACTTTGTGAACGCTGGTTTCACTATGAATGCCTCCAACATATGTGCAAACAGAAGTCGATCTCAGTCTGGTGACTGCTTCATCCTGGTGCTGCAATAAATGCACAGAGGAATAAACTGCttgttaaaactgttaaaataagatgtttaaaaaacttttaatgttATAGACATTTGACTTAAGTTTAGGTTTGTTTGATTGTTGAAATAGTTCGTTTTTTGGTTAAATTACTTGATGGATACTGGAGACACACCATTTACCAGTGTTCCTTAATCCTGCTATCCAGGTAGGTGTTTCTGTCTCTTGTTTGAAAGTCTGAAACTTACTGgttttcaaatctgaaaacaaaactagaaaatatgaagttttgagcataaaaatacttgtttgtttgattttacaattacctctaaaaatagaaatcggtctggtcgagcataggaaaatgtgactttaaaatttagtgttttgCACCCTCTAGTTGGAACCGCACCGTATTTTATCCTGATCAATGTCAGTCAAACGTTTGGGTGGAAATTTACCGATAAAAGTAGGTCACTTCAGAAACTAAACATTTTCcaaaatgttgtcattttttaatttgctccgagaaaaatacatgtaaatctgGTCGAGCATAGGTAAAACGAGTCTTTGTTGAAAACCAATTTAATTTCCTGTTATGTTGTCCAGTATATAGGAATTTAAGAATTCTTCGTAATATACTAGTACCATCATCGTTTCCAACTGTTGACAAATTTGTTCGAGCTATGTTAAGTTctaagaaaaagaaagaatataaTCTATGTAAATTCTTGAAATTTGCTTTTAGCCGTAGAGCAGAGATGTTACAAAACACTTGATATGTTAACTACATGATGTAATGTATGAAATGTCTTTGTTAATACTCTAGAACTATTTTATATTGTACGAATTGTATGTTTGTCATATTCATAATTGTATATTGCCAAAGGTAGATAACTGCCGATTTGCAAATAAACTTGATTTGACTTGCTAAATAATGTGGAAAAATTCAGGTAATGAATAATTTTTATGGCCTAATAATCGATTCGATTGTGCCATTCAGTTatgtaattttgattttcttaaataccttttctataaaatactaCATGAAATTAGTTAGCGATCTTCCCGATGCCAATATGATGCCATTATTATGTGAAGTGACGTCAATTTTgcctttttttaatgaaaataaacatgttcTTTATGTAAGAATATGTTTCACGTCTACATATCTACCATAGGAGCACGCTagagtgtttgttttgtttgtttgttttgggtttaacgccatttttcaacagtatttcagttatgtaacggcgggcagttaacctaaccagtgttcctggattctgtaccagtacaaacttgttctccgcaagtaactgccaacttccccacatgaatcagaggtggaggactaatgatttcagacacaagctAGAGTGAAAACAAACTTA encodes:
- the LOC128548932 gene encoding uncharacterized protein LOC128548932, whose amino-acid sequence is MYPQFQSFFAAHCLVEIYLINIVIIGSILSTETTTEMCDRCLNNSTCRIITNLQSNVSSFHCACLQGWLGERCQTRVRLLLVSVTMTTATLQWEYSVTDTVGAIVDRTGVSDVEIVSNLKNAQNSLKGLEPSQNDLMTGLSDINKKVPEGTYSFYTQAQLNVNYWTSSQRNECNIVPNLTKTVFTISGLDSRTEYTFCAKTDHSFTCDFDLVGHLDDIVPACIYVTTKADDTSKPNVYLIIISCIAVIGLIVLLIVVVVSKRNNYFTFLVCAKQHTDNRETHSILQGSSRRTESPDDSHPDIYRLKSPTANQTISISAPNCPGKPKYQLIKKRLRGYASFSAQNEQTIPLSTVLEYSEYDHDGEYEDSDADSDIAAETEVDTETNIHQITDIQGDNPNE